In Oryza sativa Japonica Group chromosome 2, ASM3414082v1, the following are encoded in one genomic region:
- the LOC4329120 gene encoding uncharacterized protein, translating to MSSSWFHSSSSSSSSSSTHHHHRHVVHHASTYFDGDDDEGDVKPAVTQHWRYDARAAASYGGGEDVKPAVVVKQPPLPRPRVGRGVHDRAEETTALSWPVVEPFRSTLRTQESLAGIRARYSVPEGFGLHPAGANQTACAPPPVTPRGGRGGGAAAAAVPICVYAQAFAAGMRLPLHPFVSDALAHFGIAPSQLAPNGWRVLAGFAVLCHFRGVGAPSLPVFRHFFTLAPLPKGKGWYSFRARESVPALFTGLPSSVKAWKEEFLFVSPPPAAPWRCPVRWGTPSKEATSDPALTEREAAVARRLTQGQGVVDLKTYLSESNLVAAKISSAPACLGGTEASRGSSVAAGKKRKVLGDGVSTGGGVLRSELQAKDKALAKAQGEISRLKAQLGSAKARELEEARQALEYERKLGTQVLKSDGAAAGASKRRRGGQ from the exons atgtcgtcgtcgtggttccactcctcctcctcctcctcctcctcctcctccacccaccaccaccaccgccacgtcgtccaccacgcgtcgacctacttcgacggcgacgacgacgagggcgacgTCAAGCCGGCGGTGACGCAGCACTGGCGTTACGACGCCCGCGCTGCGGCCtcctacggcggcggcgaggatgtgaagccggcggtggtggtgaagcagccgccgctgcctcgcccGAGAGTGGGAAGGGGTGTCCACGACCGCGCGGAGGAGACCACGGCGCTCTCGTGGCCGGTGGTGGAGCCCTTCAGGTCCACGCTCCGCACGCAGGAGTCGCTCGCCGGGATCCGCGCCAGGTACAGCGTCCCCGAGGGGTTCGGCCTGCACCCCGCCGGGGCCAACCAGACCGCGTGCGCGCCGCCTCCGGTGACTCCGCGTGGCGGGCGcgggggtggcgcggcggcggcggcggtgccgatCTGCGTGTACGCGCAGGCGTTCGCGGCGGGGATGCGCCTGCCGCTGCACCCGTTCGTCAGCGACGCGCTggcccacttcggcatcgcgccGTCGCAGCTGGCGCCCAACGGGTGGCGCGTCCTGGCCGGGTTCGCCGTGCTCTGCCACttccgcggcgtcggcgcgccGTCGCTCCCGGTGTTCCGCCACTTCTTCACCCTGGCGCCGCTGCCCAAGGGGAAGGGGTGGTACTCCTTCCGCGCCAGGGAGAGCGTCCCCGCGCTGTTCACGGGCCTCCCGTCCTCCGTCAAGGCGTGGAAGGAGGAGTTCCTCttcgtctcgccgccgcccgccgcgccgtggCGCTGCCCCGTGCGCTGGGGAACCCCGTCCAAGGAGGCCACGAGCGACCCGGCGCTCACCGAGAGGGAGGCcgccgtggcgcggcggctcacgcagggccaaggcgtcgtcgacCTCAAGACCTACCTCTCGGAGAgcaacctcgtcgccgccaaGATCAGCAGCGCCCCGGCATGTCTGGGAG GGACGGAAGCTTCACGGGGTTCGTCGGTGGCGGCcgggaagaagaggaaggtgcTGGGCGATGGCGTCAGCACCGGCGGTGGCGTGCTTCGGTCAGAGCTGCAGGCGAAGGACAAGGCTCTGGCCAAGGCGCAGGGAGAGATCAGCCGCCTGAAGGCGCAGCTGGGGAGCGCCAAGGCGAGGGagctggaggaggcgaggcaggCGTTGGAGTACGAGCGGAAGCTGGGGACGCAGGTGCTCAAGTctgatggcgccgccgccggggccagCAAGCGTCGCCGTGGCGGCCAGTGA
- the LOC4329119 gene encoding uncharacterized protein has translation MLLLHSSPRLLLRHRLLLPPSRDLLPAASASALRLRRSVAVRAEPELSTSAAEPPPGDDGEGDGPVELRTPTLFSIDENPTPLQTATSVLLTGAISVFLFRSIRRRVRRAKELRVRSGGVEKPNNLSKEALEGLRLVSASPIEVDKPPSPVQALLGGIAAGVIALILYKFTTTIEAALNRQTISDSFSVRQITITIRTIINGICYLATFVFGINSIGLVLYGLQLTFASIMGDDNSSSAAEKISEQSNTMASSNSSTDSTSDNESTSNDKSKG, from the exons ATGCTGCTGCTCCACTCCTctccgcgcctcctcctccgccaccgcctcctcctccccccgtcccgcgacctcctccccgccgcctccgcctccgccctccgcctccgccgctccgtcgccgtccgcgccgAGCCGGAGCTGTCCACCTCGGCAGCCGAGCCTCCcccgggcgacgacggcgagggagatggCCCCGTGGAGCTCCGCACCCCGACGCTCTTCTCCATCGACGAGAACCCCACCCCGCTGCAGACCGCCACCAGCGTCCTCCTCACCGGCGCCATCTCCGTCTTCCTCTTCCGCtccatccgccgccgcgtccgccgcgccAAGGAGCTC AGGGTTCGGTCCGGCGGGGTGGAGAAGCCCAACAACCTGAGCAAGGAGGCCCTGGAGGGGCTGAGGCTGGTGAGCGCGTCGCCGATCGAGGTCGACAAGCCGCCGTCGCCCGTGCAGGCGCTGCTCGGCGGGATCGCCGCGGGGGTCATCGCGCTCATCCTCTACAAGTTCACCACCACCATCGAGGCCGCGCTCAACCGCCAGACCATCTCCGACAGCTTCTCG GTTCGTcaaataacaataacaataag AACAATTATAAATGGGATATGCTACCTAGCAACATTTGTGTTTGGAATCAACTCAATTGGATTAGTACTCTATGGTCTCCAGCTCACTTTTGCTTCTATCATGGGCGATGACAATTCCAGCAGCGCTGCAGAGAAAATCAGTGAGCAGTCCAACACAATGGCATCATCTAATAGCTCCACAGATTCAACAAGTGACAACGAATCAACTAGCAATGATAAGAGTAAAGGGTAG